The following is a genomic window from Lycorma delicatula isolate Av1 chromosome 6, ASM4794821v1, whole genome shotgun sequence.
GAAATGGTAACTgcagttttaagtttttacaacCATCCAGTACATTGTCAGGGTACACAAGGAAGGCATGAAGCATGTCTAGTAAAGATTTATACAAGTTCATAAAAATCTCTTGCAAAACtagaaaattcttttgtaatttcatgAACATTCAAgttcaataattcaattttaatcttttaatgtgtttcttgtaataaataatctgtaatgTTGTCTTTCTTTAATAAATGCGTATTACTGTTTtctaatgaataatttcattttacaacaaAGGGTTGTGTCACAACCCTTCTAATTCCATTTAAAACGTTTTGAGTTGCTCCCTTCCATAAGAGCTTGAGTTAttgtagtttcataaaaaaaacaaatattgtttttgaaggtAGGAGCAgttgctaaattatttttttttttattttgaactgtttgaaagttattttatggtttttataattgtattaaccCTCAAATAAATGAACCTACAAACTCTAtcagaaatttcattataaaatccataaataaGATTGCACCTctgtcataataaaaatataaaatgctaaatgttaaaaaaaattatatacttacgtGATCATTATCATTAAGGTGTGTAACAATTATTTCTATCATATTACAATACAAAGCAGCTAATGTATcctgaaaaataacattctaagttAGTAAGAAGTAGAAAAACCAGTGGCTGAGATTATTCACAGTAGTAAAAGTGTGAGGttagttgaattatttttgtgtGCAGATCATGCAGAGCAGCACCTACTGAATGATATGATCAGGAAAACCTCTTTGGCCTTATTTTCTATACAACTTTAGTCatttagttacaaattttaatgaggaaGACAAGATGAATGAAACATTATATAAGTAAGAGTGTAGAAAATGAAAGCatggataattataataatacattaaagtaAGATTACAAATCCATCAATGATTGTttaatgtataaacaaaattcaatcaataaacacaatatctgaaataatttgcatcattaatttaatttgatgttatCATTAAACTGTAATGATAACATCAATATAGCTAACCCTgattcagaatatttttacaattatatttactctaaccctaaataattcaaatgtaaGTAGCTTGAATTTACAATACTTAAAGTTTATGATTAGTCTAAACCAGCACTGTCCAACCTTTTTACAACTAGGGGTGCATCTGAATGATTACAAAGGCTGTGGGGGTGCCATGATTCATTTTGACTATCTCCACACTACTGCTGCtactaacaaaatcaataattgtaatttataataacgaccaaaaacatttgaaacagaaattaattatatttactcgccacataattaatgtgaaatttgaTACTGCACGCTTGCTGCAAATTGAGGAAAATTTGGTGTGTAGCTGGAACAAGCTGCTCTTAAAGCATCAAGATGGGAGTTTGTCAGGCATGATCAGTACttgtttttgatgatatttattgatgaaaatgcaACTTCACAAAGATATGTTGAACCAAAGCATGAATACATTTTCAGTACAACACTAAGTAAAGTTACTATTTTAACATGTTTATAGAACGCACTATTTAAACATGTCTTCTCCCCTAGTTTGTCCAAGAAATGGCAACAGTTTGAAAACTCTTCCTTTATTGTAAAACCACAGAAAACCATTCTAATAGGTACACACAATTCAGCAACATCAGACATGTGAGTACTTTTAACAATCTTCagtgaaaaatattcacatacTTGCAAATCCTGACATAATTGGGAtttcaaattattagaaatatgtttGCACCAAGCCTAACAAAAAATTCACTGTCTTTTAAAACTgttaggtttaaatttattaacaactgaCCAGAAATGACCCTCATTAGTTTAACTAACTGTTTGAAATATCAGTGTCTTTGTGAATAATGCAACatttgctcaaaaaaaaaaaaaaaacatctgttttaaatatgacagtttcaaatttattacaaagaacgCTAAGAACTTGAGTGAAGGGCAGACCAACAGATGAGTGACAATTAGGTAGCTTGTTCTATCAAGCTAGACCCCCTGCTAGGAGGATCTCTTTATACCTACTTATACTATTACAAATATAGGAAATGAATTTGTCAACAACAATGACAAAGAAATGAACACATATTAAAAAGGTCGCCAGCAGAATTACTTCTGTTGAACTACTGGAAAATATAACGgctaaaatgtactttttatatcatttttaagatgtaaaaattgGCAAATGGGTGCGGGTGTCAGAAGATGAAACGAAGGGCACCATGGCGCCTGCAGGCCTCGATTGGACAGGGCTGGTCTCAACAGTAACATATAACACTTTTGGTTGattgtaacattaaaatactGGCACAAAAAACATAGAAACCGAAAATAAATGATGGCagtactgattattattatattcacaaatttcaccactaaataaaaataaaaaattacaaacagaaaGCTCTTAATCTTAGCCTAGTCcaaagtttttacaatttgtttctgAAATTGCAAAGCTGGCAAGTGATTATATAATTCAACGCCAATTTCATATGCTCCTTTTTGTTAAGGCaagaatattagtttttaaaatgtgatgtCATATTGTCATCATATAGActtagtaaatttcaatttatccaGGTTACACTTGACATATATATCATACTAGTAAATAGAAGACAAttagagtattttaaaatgacaatttataacattttttataatttgaatattttatcctttatttccctatgataaatatcaaaagaaaacaaGGAATGAACAAAGACAAAACTGAGATGAGTGAAGCTGTATCTACAGCCAACTTCAGCTTCCTGAGTAGGAAACATGCAGAGCATATTTTAGACGTGCTTGTATATGTGGTTTCTGACTCAACTTTTTATTCTTTgagtaataacataaaaataacatagtctttaggaaggtattggagaaactgttaaagaaaagactggttgcaGCAATGAATCAGGCAGGTAGCTTATCACCCAGCCAGTATGGTTTCTGGTAGGGTTGGTCGACCCTAGATGCAGTCCAAGAGATTGTTGAAGCAGGGCGGCGAGCAGAAGACCACAATCACCACAATTTTTTGCACCGTGTGGTCCTTCTTGTTACGTTGGATGTGAAACACACATTCAATTCTGCACGGTGGATCAATATGATTCAGGCCCTGGAATAGTTGTTCCATGTGGTTCGATACTTCCTCAGAATGGTGAATGCTTATCTGAGGAATTGTGGTCTCATCTATGAGACCGTGGCAGGCTGGTGTAGGACCGCAATCACACCAGGAGCACAGGGTTCAATTTTTGGCCCCACCCTTTGGAACACCATGATGGTTtcctgaggctggagatgcctgaagaatcggccttggttgggtacgcttaCCACGTTGTACTACTTGTCACAAACCACAACATAGAatgcgcccaactgaggctcagctgGGCCATGCACAGtcagtgcctggctggacgaccaaGGGTTGTCTCTCGCCctcatcccaaccccataggggaagacacccaccttatgATGCTTCTGGTCACTATACCACCCCccttcctagtcctgatgggctttaacaggagtgtctagccctcagcaaaacaGAGATCATGGTTCTAACAAAGAAGCATTTCAACATCCTCCCCCCTGTGGGTTGGGGACAAGATTGTAGAGACCAAACTGGCCGCAAAATACCTCGGTATGATGGCGGACCGAAAACTCAGCTTCGCTGAGCAGTTTCGGAGCTGCTGACAAAGCTGTGACAGCTATAACCGCTCTCAGCCTGCTCATGGCAAATGTCAACaaaccgaaggccagcagacggtgATTATTGATGTCCATGGTGTATTCTGTCCTGTTGAAACCGAAAGCGGCTCGTGCAAGTGCAATGCACCACTACCTTGGGAGTCGCTTCCGTGTTCAAACAGTTTCCAAGCCTGCCGTATTGGTGGTCACCGGCATAATACCCAGTGCTCTTTTGGCAAGAGCGCCAGGCAGCCGGCAGGAGGGATGGACAAGCAAAGACTGGGAGACCATCGCCAAAGAGGAACCGCATGTTTCTCGCATGGTAAGGGACCTGGGACCAAGAGACAATAGAATGATTGACAGCAAGGCCTATCCCTCTGGTCAGCCCATGGGCAGAGCAGCAGCATGGAGAGGTGGAATACTATATGAACCAGTTTTAATGGGTCAGGGGTACTTCCACACTTATCTCCAtgtcgaaatttcgcctaattaaggtcttatttttcttaggcacaattggtaaaaattaaaacaaagtatttccaGTAAAGATTTTGCAAAATCGGACCCCCACCCCAAAAGCTGCTCTAAATAATTcaatggctaagtgggtatacttcGTCATTAGTaaccctctcaccacaaggagagTACATCTGTACATCAGTGTAACACTGATGTACAGATGCTGAAGTCACCTGCTaagttgtgacatcacaggtaagcgatagaattacataaatgaatataattaaagcaTAAAAGGCCACTAGTGCTGTCACACCCGTGCGAATGAAATATGCGCACGCACTTTagtagaattattgaattaaattataaaaaaaaaattgtatttaaataaaataataaatattttaaattatgttgtgtgtaagttgtgcatcagaaaaaagctgcatgatgggaaaatcctacaactgtgttgtcagcttttttcaaaataatgtaattttttgatataaaaacattattcttaattgtacaataaaaaaatttgaggagatattatgaaattaagagacaaattttttgatatttgcaGTAAATGGGTAAAACACATTGATTCTACATGTCTATTTTCTGTCATTCTTAAAAGATTAAATCTTTgcgttttacataattttaaagcacattttatgaagataataaaataaaacatgttttacttttcattttagaatgaaaaacattgaGGTTACACAACATAATAGTTATAAATCTCTCTACTTTGACATATTCTAAACATAAGTGAGGGAAATGTACTTCTAATAACATATTATTGCAATTCATTTCTAGGAGATTAATTTGATACCACCACCCCATCACAACCAGCTACATATAAAGGGTTAATCAATGagcttttatgtaaaataataacttactatTTCTGCGTATAATGACTGAACAGCCATTATAAAAAAGCCATTACAAAAAGGTTtcgtttaaattaaacaaaaccttTTTGAGTCTAGAATCATAATCcattacatgattttaatatttaaaaccaatttgatgaattttaaattcatcaagcacaattagaattattacagtttagcttcatctataaacaaaaaagaCCCATAATtccaaattagaaaaatatgctTTAATACATCTTTAATTATTGATCAAACATTATTATCTTTTCAGACACAGGGATCACCTTCAATGCACCTAAATTCACTAGAATTcaacattaaatatttgaatattaaatatattttaaacactaaaaataaaatctctaattaaaaatgagataagatgaaactgaataaaatatacttttatttgaagtacaataaatgtttttttctttactataataTTAGCCTTACCACATTAAGTTTTTCATGCGCCCCATTCAAATTCTTTCTAAAattctcatatatttttaacaaatgtgggTTGCTGATGTGGAAATTATTTAGTTCAGGAGGCAGAGGAACGTTAAAATTTGATGTTCCATCATCAGTGCTAGTGTCACTTTGTATTGcatcatttttcagttttaccaGCATGgcttttatttcttgtaatagaACAAAACAATTATCTCCACTCTTGctcctaaaatcaaaaattaaaatacaaaaaactgtgatcaattttttttatttatgaaaactgagaataaatatcataactAAACAGCAAGCAATCTTACTATTTCATTCCATGCcataaaa
Proteins encoded in this region:
- the LOC142326690 gene encoding uncharacterized protein LOC142326690 isoform X2; translation: MLVKLKNDAIQSDTSTDDGTSNFNVPLPPELNNFHISNPHLLKIYENFRKNLNGAHEKLNVDTLAALYCNMIEIIVTHLNDNDHKMPDSTMLNENA
- the LOC142326690 gene encoding uncharacterized protein LOC142326690 isoform X1, which encodes MLVKLKNDAIQSDTSTDDGTSNFNVPLPPELNNFHISNPHLLKIYENFRKNLNGAHEKLNVDTLAALYCNMIEIIVTHLNDNDHKMPDSTMLNGTPNEVMMQFTNGFPNQWICILCIK